A single genomic interval of Shewanella psychropiezotolerans harbors:
- a CDS encoding WD40/YVTN/BNR-like repeat-containing protein: MLFSMLRSVSICLFLVVLSQAGALANEAYDVKGQIQALAIDSIILDIATNGDTVLAVGERGHVFIFDEQATPQWLQVPSPTSAHLTKAFLITPQLGWAVGHDATIIHTQDGGKTWQLQMESKEIEKPLLDIHFFDELNGIAVGAYGLFYRTNDAGAHWTSEYHQELLFEEDVDYLAELKAEDEALYLSERSTLLPHFNRVISTINGQLVMVGELGLVAASNDQGRQWQKLDFIYEGSMFNAVYVKNSLFVMGLRGHVFKTDASLTNWREISLPVTSTINGVMVKKDGNLRLVGNAGVIIDVTLAGKSQLIEQRQGENLVSIVQDPQGHTWIAGTKGLFKQQ; the protein is encoded by the coding sequence ATGTTGTTTAGCATGCTTCGATCAGTATCTATCTGTCTGTTTTTAGTCGTTTTGTCACAAGCTGGGGCGCTGGCTAATGAGGCCTATGATGTCAAAGGTCAAATACAAGCTTTAGCCATTGATTCTATTATTCTCGATATTGCGACTAATGGAGACACAGTTCTGGCTGTGGGCGAACGGGGCCATGTTTTTATCTTCGATGAACAGGCAACGCCCCAGTGGCTGCAAGTGCCAAGCCCAACCAGCGCACATCTCACCAAGGCATTTTTAATCACCCCTCAACTTGGCTGGGCCGTTGGCCATGATGCGACCATAATACACACCCAAGATGGAGGGAAAACCTGGCAGTTACAGATGGAGTCTAAGGAAATTGAAAAACCCCTATTAGATATTCATTTCTTCGATGAGCTAAATGGCATTGCGGTCGGTGCTTATGGGCTGTTTTATCGTACTAATGACGCCGGTGCACACTGGACAAGTGAGTATCATCAAGAATTATTATTCGAAGAAGATGTCGACTACTTGGCCGAATTAAAGGCCGAGGACGAAGCGCTCTATTTGAGTGAGCGAAGCACCTTGCTACCACACTTTAACCGGGTTATTTCAACGATAAATGGCCAGTTGGTGATGGTGGGAGAGCTAGGTCTAGTGGCAGCTTCCAATGATCAAGGGCGGCAATGGCAGAAGCTAGATTTTATCTATGAAGGCTCCATGTTCAATGCTGTCTATGTTAAAAATTCATTATTTGTTATGGGGTTGCGGGGACATGTGTTTAAAACTGACGCAAGTCTGACAAACTGGCGTGAAATCTCATTACCTGTGACCTCTACCATCAATGGCGTCATGGTAAAAAAGGACGGCAACCTTCGTCTCGTCGGTAATGCTGGTGTAATTATCGATGTAACGTTAGCGGGTAAAAGCCAGCTGATCGAGCAGCGCCAAGGTGAGAATTTAGTGTCCATAGTTCAAGATCCCCAAGGTCATACCTGGATTGCAGGTACCAAAGGCCTCTTCAAACAACAATAA
- a CDS encoding DUF1302 domain-containing protein has protein sequence MKKVNNGFTKSTLALGIVAALSMGISSSVNAVSFNWGEVEGTFDSTWSAGASWRVEGRDWDSHIGKVNHPQFDWSNYSAFGDTKYTSDQIWAQPGSYSSNGDLSNLLYSQGDTTAVVFKGLHELSLKYKNFGVFARGMYFYDQKANNGSYGFSDPLTGNEYDPCADSKSSEVQCKDIRLLDAFVYGDFDFNDGANPLSVRVGQQVVSWGESTLIPHGIGVINAVDLNILNAPGAELKEAYRPQGMVWASFGVTNELSVEAFYQYDWEPVWVPTPGSYFSTNDFAGYGGYGQNAQLGFQSNPDMNLEFLEGEYNNLAQLVAAGMFDTNGELDINKFRDAALAYSTKATLVQDQASASDSGQYGLKLGYYAPQLGETEFGLYYMNYHSRRPLISGTTANYTNEALLRDGETLRGAVGAVDRATLLGLESFSKAQIEYPEDIQLYGFSFNTLIGDTSVAGEIAHRQDEPLQIDDVELLFAAMPQQLANAGLRPDLDGISQMDNVAPGQYAEGYIRLDTTQAQATFTHLFGPTFGTSNLVMLAEIGGVWIHDMPGFDELRLNGPGTARSGGNPDMPGIIEAVHNGPETNPFPTDFAWGYRLVAKADYNNLFAGVNMSPRIIFSHDVEGITPDPMFLFTEGKKSVSVGVNFDYQSRWGADFSYNSFFGGVGTTNQMSDRDYVSFNIKYSI, from the coding sequence ATGAAAAAGGTTAACAACGGCTTTACGAAGTCGACACTTGCTTTAGGGATCGTAGCGGCACTGAGCATGGGGATCTCATCCAGTGTCAATGCTGTATCTTTTAATTGGGGAGAAGTTGAAGGTACGTTCGATTCTACATGGTCAGCGGGTGCAAGCTGGCGTGTAGAGGGGCGTGATTGGGACAGCCACATAGGTAAGGTCAATCACCCACAATTTGATTGGTCTAACTATTCTGCATTTGGTGATACCAAGTACACGTCGGATCAGATCTGGGCACAGCCCGGCTCTTATTCCAGTAACGGTGACTTGAGCAATCTACTCTATTCTCAGGGCGATACTACAGCAGTCGTGTTTAAGGGCTTGCATGAGCTATCGCTTAAGTATAAAAATTTCGGTGTGTTTGCTCGTGGTATGTATTTCTACGATCAAAAAGCCAATAACGGCAGCTATGGTTTTAGCGACCCGTTGACGGGAAATGAGTACGACCCCTGCGCCGATTCCAAATCTTCAGAGGTGCAATGTAAAGACATTCGCCTGTTAGATGCTTTCGTCTATGGTGATTTCGATTTTAACGATGGTGCCAATCCCCTGTCTGTTCGAGTCGGTCAACAGGTGGTTTCCTGGGGGGAAAGCACACTCATCCCCCATGGTATCGGCGTGATCAATGCGGTGGATTTGAACATTCTCAATGCGCCAGGCGCCGAGCTCAAGGAAGCGTACAGACCTCAAGGTATGGTTTGGGCATCTTTTGGCGTCACAAATGAACTTTCGGTGGAAGCTTTCTATCAGTACGATTGGGAGCCAGTTTGGGTGCCAACACCAGGTTCATATTTCTCGACTAATGATTTCGCCGGTTACGGTGGTTACGGCCAGAATGCCCAGCTAGGTTTTCAGTCTAATCCTGACATGAACCTTGAGTTTCTTGAGGGTGAATATAATAATTTAGCACAGCTAGTTGCTGCTGGAATGTTCGATACAAACGGTGAGTTAGATATCAACAAGTTTCGCGATGCAGCCCTAGCGTATTCTACAAAAGCCACGTTAGTCCAAGATCAAGCCAGTGCCAGTGATTCGGGACAGTACGGTTTAAAGCTTGGCTACTATGCACCCCAGCTGGGAGAGACCGAGTTTGGCCTGTATTACATGAACTATCACAGTCGTCGTCCGTTAATTAGCGGGACGACAGCAAACTACACAAACGAAGCTTTACTCAGGGATGGTGAAACACTTCGTGGTGCTGTGGGAGCTGTAGATAGGGCTACACTATTAGGTTTGGAGAGTTTCTCTAAGGCGCAAATTGAGTATCCGGAAGACATTCAGCTCTATGGATTTAGCTTCAACACGCTTATCGGTGATACGTCGGTGGCGGGTGAGATTGCCCATCGTCAAGATGAGCCTCTGCAGATTGACGATGTGGAACTCCTGTTCGCCGCCATGCCGCAACAGCTGGCTAATGCAGGTCTCAGGCCAGATCTTGATGGGATATCTCAAATGGACAATGTTGCCCCGGGCCAATATGCCGAAGGTTACATTCGCTTAGATACTACACAGGCTCAGGCGACCTTTACTCATCTATTTGGTCCGACATTCGGTACCAGTAATCTGGTGATGTTGGCCGAGATAGGTGGTGTCTGGATCCACGACATGCCAGGATTTGATGAGCTAAGACTCAATGGTCCGGGTACAGCCCGTTCAGGTGGTAATCCTGATATGCCGGGAATTATCGAAGCCGTTCACAATGGCCCTGAGACTAACCCATTCCCGACGGACTTTGCATGGGGTTATCGTCTGGTTGCCAAAGCGGATTACAACAACTTGTTTGCCGGGGTAAATATGTCGCCGCGGATAATTTTCTCACATGATGTTGAGGGTATCACTCCCGATCCTATGTTCCTGTTCACCGAAGGCAAGAAGTCAGTGTCTGTAGGCGTTAACTTCGATTACCAGAGCCGTTGGGGAGCAGATTTTTCCTATAACAGCTTCTTCGGTGGCGTAGGCACAACAAATCAGATGTCAGACCGTGATTACGTGTCATTTAACATCAAATATTCAATCTAA
- a CDS encoding efflux RND transporter permease subunit → MLEKLVNGLESFLFRRRAFVILLFMLTTIFLAFQASNLKMDAAFIKNIPLNHSYMQTYLKHQNDFGGANSIMVAVEDTSGDIFNENFFDALKNVHDQLFFIPGVDRAQVKSLFSPSTRFTEVVEDGFAGGPVIPADFSTTEAGLAVVRDNIEKAGIVGRLIAEDYSAAMVKAQLMDFDPQTGKPLDTLAFAAQLEKELRTKYENEHIKIHIIGFAKMAGDVADGAKGVMLFFLIAIVVTAIMVYLFSKSFILTLLPLTCSLIAVIWQLGLLTVVGFGLDPMSILIPFLVFAIGVSHSVQMINAVRRRVLEGETSKAAAALAFRSLLIPGGIALLSDTVGFLTLLSIDIGIIRELAISASLGVAVIILTNLILLPLIISYTQVLAVKSSDASIERTNRIWEFLSRFATTKYAIWVLVTTTALYALGLQQANLMKVGDLQGGAPALHFDSRYNQDTFYITDKFSITTDVMTIIVEAFPEACTYHSVLTQIDEFEWLMSNTPGVETTASLASVAKRVNAGFNEGNPKWQILPRTTASLVQAVGRVPTSSGLLNSDCSVMPIYLFLKDHKAETIEVVIDKVKALSATMNNDKLQYRLASGPVGVMAATNEAVAAAQLPMMLYVYGAVFFLCLISFKSLKATISVILPLYVVSTLAQALMTQLDIGLAVSTLPVIALGVGIGVDYGIYILSTMAGRLREGMPVQQAYYEALVERGSAVIFTGLTLAIGVSTWFFSALKFQMDMGILLTFMFLVNMLGAIIILPAIGAVLWRKPREV, encoded by the coding sequence ATGTTAGAAAAATTAGTTAATGGATTAGAATCCTTTTTATTCAGGCGACGGGCCTTCGTCATCTTGCTATTTATGTTAACTACCATTTTCTTGGCGTTTCAGGCCAGTAATTTGAAAATGGATGCGGCTTTCATCAAGAATATCCCGCTCAATCACAGTTACATGCAAACCTACTTGAAGCACCAAAATGATTTCGGCGGTGCCAACAGCATCATGGTTGCCGTCGAAGACACGAGCGGTGATATTTTCAATGAAAACTTCTTCGATGCGTTAAAGAATGTCCATGATCAGCTCTTCTTCATACCGGGTGTCGACAGGGCGCAAGTTAAATCCCTGTTTTCCCCTTCCACACGTTTTACCGAAGTGGTAGAAGATGGTTTTGCCGGCGGCCCGGTTATTCCAGCAGACTTTTCTACCACTGAGGCAGGCCTGGCGGTTGTTAGAGACAATATAGAAAAAGCGGGCATCGTCGGTCGACTCATTGCTGAAGATTATTCGGCCGCTATGGTCAAAGCTCAGTTAATGGACTTCGATCCCCAAACTGGCAAGCCACTCGATACCTTAGCGTTCGCGGCGCAGCTTGAAAAAGAATTGCGGACAAAATATGAAAACGAACATATAAAAATCCATATCATAGGCTTTGCCAAGATGGCGGGGGATGTGGCCGATGGGGCCAAGGGCGTCATGCTCTTCTTCCTTATCGCGATTGTCGTCACAGCGATCATGGTTTACCTCTTCTCTAAGTCATTTATTCTTACCTTGTTGCCCTTAACCTGTAGTTTAATCGCAGTGATCTGGCAGTTGGGCTTATTGACTGTAGTGGGCTTTGGGCTAGACCCTATGTCGATTCTGATCCCATTCCTGGTGTTTGCCATCGGGGTGAGTCACAGTGTGCAGATGATCAATGCCGTGCGCCGGCGAGTGCTCGAAGGGGAAACGAGTAAGGCCGCTGCTGCACTTGCTTTTAGAAGTTTATTGATCCCTGGTGGCATCGCGCTTCTGTCCGATACCGTTGGGTTCTTAACCCTGTTATCTATAGATATTGGCATCATCAGAGAGCTGGCTATCTCTGCCTCTCTGGGTGTTGCCGTTATCATATTAACGAATCTGATCTTATTGCCACTCATCATCTCCTATACCCAAGTATTGGCAGTGAAATCGAGTGATGCCTCAATTGAGCGTACCAATCGAATCTGGGAGTTTTTGTCTCGATTTGCGACAACAAAATATGCTATCTGGGTGTTAGTGACGACAACGGCATTATATGCCTTAGGTTTGCAGCAAGCTAATTTAATGAAAGTGGGTGACTTACAGGGCGGGGCCCCCGCACTGCATTTTGACTCTCGCTACAATCAGGATACTTTTTACATCACAGATAAGTTTTCAATCACCACTGATGTGATGACGATTATCGTCGAAGCCTTCCCGGAAGCTTGCACTTACCACTCAGTGTTAACACAAATAGATGAATTTGAATGGTTAATGAGTAACACTCCTGGGGTGGAGACCACAGCCAGTTTGGCGTCGGTTGCCAAGCGAGTGAATGCCGGCTTCAATGAAGGCAATCCCAAATGGCAGATTTTGCCTCGAACCACAGCGAGTCTGGTACAAGCGGTTGGGCGTGTACCGACGAGCTCCGGGCTACTTAATAGTGATTGTTCTGTCATGCCTATTTATCTTTTCTTGAAAGATCACAAGGCTGAGACGATAGAAGTTGTCATCGATAAAGTGAAAGCATTATCTGCGACGATGAATAATGACAAGTTGCAGTATCGACTCGCGTCGGGTCCTGTTGGCGTGATGGCCGCGACGAATGAAGCTGTGGCTGCGGCTCAATTACCTATGATGTTATATGTCTATGGAGCTGTATTCTTCCTCTGTCTGATAAGCTTTAAATCTCTTAAAGCGACGATATCTGTCATCTTGCCTTTGTATGTGGTGTCTACCTTGGCCCAGGCCTTGATGACACAACTCGATATCGGTTTGGCTGTGAGCACCTTACCTGTGATAGCCCTAGGTGTCGGGATTGGTGTTGACTATGGTATCTATATCCTTTCCACTATGGCAGGCAGGCTAAGAGAGGGAATGCCGGTGCAACAGGCGTATTACGAAGCTCTGGTTGAGCGAGGCAGTGCGGTTATTTTTACCGGACTCACCTTGGCTATCGGTGTCAGTACCTGGTTCTTTTCGGCGCTTAAGTTTCAAATGGATATGGGAATACTGCTAACATTTATGTTTTTAGTAAATATGTTGGGGGCCATAATTATTTTACCGGCAATAGGCGCGGTTCTGTGGCGAAAACCCAGAGAGGTATAA
- a CDS encoding DUF1329 domain-containing protein — protein sequence MKKLAILSAAVIVALSAPSAWAKVTEAEAAKLGTELTPLGGVKSANADGSIPAWDGGITTPPAGYKKGMHHPDPFAGDKIEFTITNANKDKYKAHLTDGQIKLFELYPDTYKMNVYQTRRTASVPQFVYDATKANATRAELVSQGNGVKGASIGVPFPIPENGLEVIWNHVLRFRGVDVKTSRSQAAPTAGGSYTLVETTEEIRFQYSRPEMTLDKLAASNTLFYFKQVVTQPARLAGTALLVKETMDQEALPRQAWTYNTGQRRVRKAPNVAFDTPGSVSDGLRTTDDFDMFNGSPVRYNWELMGKKEIFIPYNDYKLHSDQLEYDQIINPGHINPEFVRWEKHRVWVVKAQLKEGMRHIYKTRVFYIDEDSWQVSLADMYDNRDELYRVAVAHAINYYEVPTHWSTLEVFHDLQSRRYIAMGLDNEGRMYDFDAKLSEANFTPAALRRAGIR from the coding sequence ATGAAGAAACTTGCGATATTGTCGGCGGCTGTGATAGTTGCTTTGAGTGCACCGAGTGCATGGGCAAAAGTTACAGAGGCAGAAGCGGCTAAATTAGGCACTGAATTGACGCCTCTGGGCGGCGTTAAGTCGGCGAATGCCGATGGGTCAATTCCAGCCTGGGATGGTGGGATAACAACGCCTCCAGCTGGCTATAAGAAGGGGATGCATCATCCCGATCCGTTTGCTGGTGATAAGATAGAGTTTACTATCACCAATGCTAACAAGGATAAGTATAAAGCCCATCTTACCGATGGTCAGATCAAACTCTTTGAACTGTATCCTGACACTTACAAGATGAATGTCTACCAAACAAGACGTACAGCTTCTGTGCCTCAGTTTGTCTATGATGCAACTAAAGCGAACGCGACGCGTGCCGAGTTGGTTTCCCAGGGTAATGGCGTGAAAGGGGCATCTATCGGTGTACCTTTCCCGATCCCTGAGAATGGATTAGAGGTTATCTGGAATCATGTACTGCGTTTTCGTGGTGTCGATGTAAAAACTTCCCGTAGTCAAGCCGCGCCTACGGCTGGCGGCAGCTATACGTTGGTTGAAACTACCGAAGAGATACGTTTTCAGTATTCACGTCCTGAAATGACGCTGGATAAGCTTGCTGCTTCAAATACTCTGTTTTATTTCAAACAAGTTGTGACTCAGCCTGCTCGTCTTGCGGGTACGGCTCTGCTCGTTAAAGAGACCATGGATCAAGAAGCTTTGCCAAGGCAAGCCTGGACCTATAACACGGGACAGCGTCGAGTGCGTAAAGCACCTAATGTGGCATTCGATACGCCGGGTTCGGTCTCTGATGGCCTGAGAACAACGGATGATTTTGATATGTTCAATGGCTCGCCTGTTAGATATAACTGGGAGCTTATGGGCAAAAAGGAAATTTTTATTCCTTATAACGATTACAAACTTCATTCAGATCAACTGGAGTACGATCAGATAATTAATCCGGGTCATATCAACCCTGAGTTTGTTCGTTGGGAAAAGCATCGTGTTTGGGTGGTTAAGGCTCAACTTAAAGAGGGCATGCGACATATCTACAAGACGCGCGTCTTCTATATAGATGAAGATTCATGGCAGGTATCGCTTGCCGATATGTACGATAACCGTGATGAGCTATATCGTGTCGCGGTTGCACATGCAATTAACTACTACGAAGTACCAACACATTGGAGTACGTTAGAGGTCTTCCACGATCTTCAGTCCCGTCGTTATATCGCCATGGGTCTAGATAATGAAGGCCGTATGTATGATTTCGATGCCAAGCTCAGTGAAGCTAACTTCACTCCGGCAGCATTGAGACGTGCAGGTATTCGTTAA
- a CDS encoding DUF2835 domain-containing protein, with protein MIFYFSLNVTYHDFQQFYRGEVNKVEVHDRNGRTLWIHGRHFRRFLTRSGIVGQFKMEINAQGELVSLCKL; from the coding sequence ATGATTTTTTATTTTTCACTCAATGTCACTTATCACGATTTCCAGCAATTCTACCGGGGTGAGGTGAATAAGGTCGAAGTCCATGACCGTAATGGTAGAACCTTGTGGATCCATGGTAGACATTTTCGCCGTTTCTTAACACGCTCAGGTATTGTGGGTCAGTTTAAGATGGAGATAAACGCTCAAGGTGAGCTTGTGTCACTTTGTAAACTCTAA
- the pepN gene encoding aminopeptidase N translates to MTQAQAKYLKDYAAPRFSITHLDLSFNLDGKETQVIAKSQVVRRDKQAPSLLLDGDEMKVLSVKINGEDVSYKQGLTSLSIDTELDEFELEIVTQLDPEANLSLEGLYMSDGAYCTQCEAEGFRRITYFLDRPDVLAIYTVRIEADKAAFPYLLSNGNPVEKGDLDDDRHFAKWHDPFPKPAYLFALVAGDFDLLEDEFITRSNKAVKLQVFVDKGNLNKAHHAIASLKKSMAWDESRFNLEYDLDIYMIVAVDFFNMGAMENKGLNVFNTKYVLADTSSATDDDYHGIEAVVGHEYFHNWTGNRVTCRDWFQLSLKEGLTVFRDQEFSSDLGSRAVNRIHAIKVIKNQQFAEDSGPMAHPIRPESVIEMNNFYTVTVYNKGAEVIRMMHTLLGEQKFQAGMQLYFERHDGQAVTCDDFVAAMQDASGVDLVQFRLWYSQSGTPMVTVEEDYDEANACYRLRIKQSTPESAEQKDKQALHIPFDLELLSSQGESMLSEVLDVKLASQEFTFNDINQKPVPSLLQNFSAPVKLVFDYSIEQLVHLMRFANSEVARWEASVTLVSQSIWDNVAKLQLNQAMHVDPRVVDAYRGVLLSESLDLALVAEIFTLPSVSALIEQVESVELDALATARDYVAEEIANACEDELLTRYRELVGLDNAAARALKNICLLLLQKVSDEYQDYAEKQYRHAENMTDSLGALQAVNGEASPIRTELMSDYETKWKATPLVMDKWLTLHATCGDDNCLDTLVALTEHESFSYSNPNRVRSLVAAFAAGNLVQFHDIQGKGYDFLTDAIIKLNKVNPQVAARIITPLIQFKKFDSTRQAMMKASLERILGLPDLSKDLYEKVSKALVL, encoded by the coding sequence ATGACACAAGCACAAGCAAAATACCTAAAAGACTACGCCGCACCTAGATTCAGCATCACTCATCTGGACTTGAGCTTTAACTTAGATGGGAAAGAAACTCAAGTGATCGCTAAGAGCCAGGTGGTTAGACGAGACAAACAAGCGCCAAGCTTGTTACTCGATGGTGATGAGATGAAAGTCTTATCGGTGAAGATCAATGGTGAAGATGTCAGTTACAAGCAAGGATTAACGAGCCTGAGTATAGATACAGAGCTCGATGAGTTTGAACTCGAGATAGTGACTCAGCTAGACCCGGAGGCAAACTTGAGCCTCGAAGGCCTCTACATGTCAGATGGGGCATATTGTACTCAGTGTGAGGCCGAAGGCTTCAGACGAATCACCTACTTCCTAGATAGACCCGATGTGTTGGCCATCTATACGGTGCGTATAGAAGCCGATAAGGCCGCTTTCCCTTATCTTTTAAGCAATGGTAATCCGGTCGAAAAGGGCGATCTCGATGACGACCGTCACTTTGCCAAGTGGCATGATCCATTTCCTAAGCCTGCTTACTTGTTTGCCCTAGTTGCCGGTGATTTTGACTTATTAGAAGATGAGTTTATTACCCGTAGTAATAAAGCCGTAAAATTGCAGGTTTTTGTCGATAAAGGGAATTTAAATAAAGCGCATCATGCTATTGCGTCACTGAAAAAATCCATGGCGTGGGACGAGTCACGCTTTAATCTCGAGTATGATCTCGATATCTACATGATCGTAGCGGTGGATTTTTTCAACATGGGTGCCATGGAGAACAAGGGACTCAATGTTTTCAACACTAAATATGTGTTAGCCGATACCAGCTCTGCTACCGATGATGATTACCATGGCATCGAAGCTGTAGTGGGACATGAGTATTTCCATAACTGGACAGGAAATCGGGTGACTTGCAGAGACTGGTTCCAGTTGAGCCTCAAAGAGGGGTTAACAGTGTTCAGAGATCAAGAATTTAGTTCAGATCTGGGATCGAGAGCGGTTAACCGTATTCATGCCATTAAGGTGATAAAGAATCAGCAGTTTGCCGAAGACTCAGGCCCAATGGCTCATCCTATACGTCCCGAATCTGTCATCGAGATGAATAACTTTTATACGGTCACTGTATATAACAAAGGTGCCGAAGTGATTCGGATGATGCATACCTTACTCGGGGAACAGAAATTTCAGGCCGGAATGCAGTTGTACTTCGAGCGTCATGATGGTCAGGCGGTCACTTGTGATGATTTCGTTGCCGCAATGCAAGATGCGAGCGGCGTAGATCTGGTTCAATTTAGGCTGTGGTACAGTCAGTCGGGCACCCCAATGGTGACGGTTGAAGAAGATTATGATGAGGCAAACGCGTGTTACCGTTTAAGGATTAAGCAGAGCACTCCTGAGTCGGCCGAGCAAAAAGACAAGCAAGCGCTGCATATTCCCTTCGATTTGGAGTTGTTATCCAGTCAAGGTGAGTCGATGTTGAGCGAAGTGCTCGATGTTAAACTGGCAAGCCAAGAGTTTACCTTTAATGATATCAATCAGAAACCTGTGCCATCTTTACTGCAGAATTTCTCTGCACCAGTTAAATTGGTATTCGACTATTCCATTGAGCAATTGGTCCATCTAATGAGATTTGCCAACAGTGAAGTCGCTCGTTGGGAAGCATCAGTGACTCTGGTAAGCCAGTCGATTTGGGACAATGTCGCTAAGTTACAGCTCAATCAAGCCATGCATGTCGATCCCAGAGTCGTTGATGCCTATCGAGGTGTGCTGCTCTCTGAAAGCTTAGATCTTGCCTTAGTCGCAGAAATCTTTACTTTGCCGAGTGTTTCCGCCCTCATAGAGCAAGTTGAATCGGTAGAGCTCGATGCCTTAGCGACGGCGCGAGACTATGTAGCAGAAGAGATAGCCAATGCCTGTGAAGATGAGTTACTCACTCGCTATCGTGAACTGGTTGGACTCGATAATGCCGCTGCTCGTGCGCTTAAAAATATCTGTCTACTCCTGCTTCAAAAAGTCTCTGATGAATATCAAGACTACGCCGAGAAACAGTATCGTCACGCGGAGAATATGACTGATAGTTTAGGGGCGCTTCAAGCCGTGAATGGTGAGGCATCACCTATCAGAACTGAGCTGATGTCTGATTATGAAACTAAGTGGAAAGCGACGCCATTAGTGATGGATAAATGGCTGACGTTACATGCGACTTGTGGTGATGATAATTGTTTGGACACCTTAGTGGCCTTGACTGAACATGAGTCTTTTAGCTACTCAAATCCTAATAGGGTTAGATCATTAGTCGCTGCTTTCGCCGCCGGTAATCTGGTTCAATTTCATGATATCCAAGGTAAGGGCTATGACTTTTTAACCGATGCGATCATCAAGCTTAATAAGGTGAACCCTCAGGTAGCTGCGCGTATCATTACGCCTTTGATTCAATTTAAAAAGTTTGATTCAACCAGACAGGCTATGATGAAAGCATCCCTCGAGCGTATCTTAGGTCTACCAGATTTGTCGAAAGATCTGTATGAGAAAGTGTCCAAGGCACTTGTCCTCTAA